The Bacteroidota bacterium genome segment AGACTTGTGTATTTCGAAGTGTTTCAATCGATAAATGAGGCAATAGCAAGAGAGAAAGAGATAAAAGGCTGGAAACGGATACGAAAAATAGCACTAATTGAGGCGAGAAATCCGACCTGGAAGGACCTGAGTCTGGAGTGGGATAATTAGGCTCACCCAGATCCTTCGCGGGGCTCAGGATGAACTGTGTTAAGAATCAAGTATTCAGTTTCATTTTTTCGACATAATCATTGTCGAAGGCAACACCGCTTTTGACTACTGCAAACACCTGTCTTACCAGCTTGTTGGCCAC includes the following:
- a CDS encoding GIY-YIG nuclease family protein, giving the protein MAQHKARVNPKSFSARYFVNRLVYFEVFQSINEAIAREKEIKGWKRIRKIALIEARNPTWKDLSLEWDN